Proteins encoded in a region of the Prunus persica cultivar Lovell chromosome G4, Prunus_persica_NCBIv2, whole genome shotgun sequence genome:
- the LOC109948982 gene encoding uncharacterized protein LOC109948982 codes for MALSSRWKLLNKELGKWRNVLTKARENIRSGQNLSDEIIQAQMWFGAMGQGKKSFVHFQCWEVVKDCSRFKIIPTGPPVVLNETSLHDSPSTDSPLDSPMETKSPLPRLPRPIGRKAAKAKRAALRTMNVYNYWSK; via the exons atggcgttgtctagtagatggaaacttctgaataaagagttaggCAAATGGAGAAATGTCTTGACAAAAGCAAGGGAGAACATTCGAAGCGGTCAAAATCTAtccgatgag atcatacaagcacaaatgtggttcggtgccatggggcaaggcaaaaaaagtttcgtgCATTTTCAATGTTGGGAAGTTGTGAAGGATTGttcgagattcaaaattattccaacCGGTCCGCCGGTTGTGTTGAATGAGACGTCGCTCCACGATTCACCATCAACTGATTCGCCATTGGACTCCCCAATGGAAACGAAGTCACCACTCCCACGTCTGCcgagacctattgggagaaaggcggcaaaggccaagagagCGGCACTTCGAACAATGAATGTGTACAATTATTGGAGCAAATAG